The region CATTGAGTTGTATAAACTTCCTGCCATGTTCTCTGTATCTCCCGCACAAGCCTCGACCACCTTCCCTCAGCCCCAGTGTCCCCCCATCCACTCCTATTACTTCCTAGCTGGAGATTTCAGGCTTTTCTGTCCTTTTCTGCCAAGTCCTGGGAGCCACAAGTATGTTCTAATATCCGCTGTACAGTGAGGCCGGGGAGACCGTCAGCAGCCAGGGCAGAGCCGACAATCTCTGCAGCGGACAACAAGTCCCAGAATATCAGTCAGGCTGCAGTTATTGGGGGCAGGGAGGGCAGCCTGGGACTTGTAGTTACACAATAtataggggggggggggagcagaatTGTGATCTGGTCAATGCAGAGAGATGGAAATAATACCCCCTCAGAACAGGAGGAGACCCCTGTGCCACAGAGCAGGGTCAGCTCggtgtccactctggtgggggatctatgggggcagaatggagaggacATGTTATAAAGTGAGATAAATCGAGTTTAGGAGAGAGTTGGGCTGTTGCTCCTTTAAGTGACCCCCAGTTATCGGGGGAggggagaaggggggggggggtcagtgggCGGGGAGACCCTTCTTCTTACGTCTCTCTGTGAAGAGCCGACAGAGTCTGATGACAAGAGATAAGTAAAAGGCGATCACTCCGGAGGGCAGAGTCCTGCTGCCATGAGAAGCAGCAACTCCCTGCAGAGCTGACGACCCCCGAGCCGTGAGCAGAGCGGAGGATCCTCAGACACAGCAGCACAGCTGTCACCAGAGCTTAGGACCCCCAACACTGCCGTGAGCAGAGCTGAGGACCCCCAACTCAACTGCTGAGCAAAGCTGAGGACCCCCGAGCCGTGAGCAGAGCGGAGACACAGACACTGCAGCACCTCTGTGAGCAGAacccggaggacccccaagcacaaGCACGTCTGGACACACAATTTGGACTGCGTCTTCTTCCTGCTCCATCTTTACCCACAAGTCCAGAGCAGCAGAGCCTCATCTGTGAGCAGCAGAGCCACAGCCTTCTCCAGACCTGCAGAGCCGCCAGACATACAGCGGAGGCCGGTCAGACATCCAGGACACAGTCTTCCTTCTGCTCCATCTTTGCGCACCAGCTGAGGAGGAGCCGGATCCGTCCATCCCCAGCACCGCTCCACATCCTCGTGACTGCCTGCAGCGCTGACAATGACAGCAGAGATCCAGCAGCCCCCAGCCCAGACTCCTGCACAGAGCAGCCCCATGTCAGCAGCTGCAGACAAGCACAGCGGCcaagcctctgtcatggaatctgCTTCCTGCGCCACTAAGACCAAAAAGACCAACGCCGGCATCAGGAGGCCGGAGAAGCCCCCCTACTCCTACATCGCCCTGATCGTCATGGCCATCCAAAGCTCGCCCACCAAGCGGCTGACCCTCAGTGAGATCTACCAGTTCCTACAGAGCCGCTTCCCCTTCTTCAGAGGGTCCTACCAGGGCTGGAAGAACTCGGTCAGGCACAACCTGTCCCTCAATGAATGCTTCATCAAGCTGCCCAAGGGCCTCGGCAGACCCGGGAAAGGGCACTACTGGACCATCGACCCCGCCAGTGAGTTCATGTTTGAGGAAGGGTCTTTCAGGAGGAGACCGAGGGGCTTCAGAAGAAAATGCCAAGCGCTGAAGCCCATGTACAGTATGATGAATGGCCTGGGGTTCAACCACATCCCAGACACCTACAGCTTCCAGGGGTCTGCAGGGACCATCTCCTGCCCACCCAACAGCCTGGCACTGGACAGTGGCATAGGGATGATGAACGGTCACTTATCCAGTAACGTGGATGGGATGGGGCTGAGCGGACACCCGCACCTGGCTGCCAATGGTGCCCACTCCTACATGGGCAGCTGCACAGGGTCCACAGGGGGAGACTATCCCCACCATGACTCTGGCTCTCCTCTCCTGGGTGGGGGAGCAGTAATGGAGCCTCATTCCGTCTACACGAGTCCTGCGTCTGCCTGGGCACCAACCTCTACTGCCCTGTCTGGAGGTGCCCCCTATATCAAGCAGCAGCCTCTCTCACCCTGCAACTCTGCCAACAACCCCCTGTCCTCCAGCCTCTCCTCACACTCTCTGGATCAGCCATACCTGCACCAGAACAGCCACAACTCAGCGCCAGACCTCCAAGGTAAGTGCCCCCTGCTCTGCCCGAGGACAAGCCCCCCAGAGACATGTACTGGCACAAAACCCCCCAGAGACATCCACTGGCACAAACCCCCTCAGAGACATACACTGGCACAAACCCCCCAGAGACACACACtggcacaaccccccccccccagagagaTGTACTGGCGCAAAACTCCCAGAGACATGCACTGGCACAAAAACCTCCAGAGGCCTGCACTGGCCCAAAACCCTCCAGAGACCTGCACTGGCCCAAAACCCTCCAGAGACATGCACTGGCCCAAATCCCTCCAGAAATATTCACTGGCGCAAACCCCCCCAGAGACCTGCACTGGCCCAAAAACCCCAGACCCCTGCACTGGCCCAAAACCCTCCAGAGACATCCACTGGCCCAAAACCCTCCAGAGACCTGCACTGGCCCAAAACCCTCCAGAGACCTGCACTGGCCCAAAACCCCCAAAGACCTGCACTGGCCCAAACCCTCCAGAGACATGCACTGGCATGAAACCCCCAGAGACATCCACTGGCCCAAAACCCTCCAGAGACCTGCACTGGCACAAAACCCCCAGAGACATCCACTGGCACAAAACCTCCATAGACATGCCCTGGCGCAAAAGACCCCAGAGACATGCACTGGCGCAAAACCCCCCAGAGATATCCACTGGCCCAAACCCCCCCAGAGACCTGCACTGGCCCAAAACCCTTCAGAGACATGCACTGGCCCAAACTCCCCCAGAGACATGCACTGGCCCAAAAACCCCCAGAGACATGCACTGGCCCAAAACCCCCCAGAGACATGCACTGGCCCAAAACCCCCAGAGACATGCACTGGCCCAAAACCCTCCAGAGACATGCACTGGCCCAAAACCCTCCAGAGAAATGCACTGGTACAAAACCCTCCAGAGACATGCACTGGCCCAAAACCCTCCAGAGAAATGCACTGGCCCAAAACCCTCCAGAGACATGCACTGGCCCAAAACCCTCCAGAGAAATGCACTGGCCCAAAACCCTCCAGAGACGTGCACTGGCCCAAAACCCTCCAGAGAAATGCACTGGCCCAAAACCCTCCAGAGAAATGCACTGGCCCAAAATCCTCCAGAGACATGCACTGGCCCAAAACCCTCCAGAGAAATGCACTGGCCCCAAACCCTCCAGAGAAATGCACTGGCCCAAAACCCTCCAGAGACATGCACTGGCACAAAAACCTCCAGAGACATGCACTGGCACAAAACCCCCCATGGACATGCACTGACACCCCCCATAGACACGCACTGACACCCCCCATAGACAGGCTGCACAGCATGGAGTCACCTATCAGGAGTATTaggatgttgggagttgtagtccttGCTCTAGTCCTGGAGAAGCCGAGGGGGGACAGGGGGAAGTTGTGTTCTGTGAATCTCCACATCTGGGACATGGCAGCAGTTAGTGTGGAGACCCCGGTAATTATGGCTCCTGGGGGGGCGGCCTGTGTCTGTGGCCCTGGGCTCCGGCGCCTGCACAGGGGGATGTGTGAAAGACCCCCAGTCACATTCACCTCGTCCCCAGAGACCCCTCTGCTCTCAGAGGAATAGAAACCAGTTACCATCTAATGACCAGGAATAGTCAGCTGATcgatcaatattattattattattattattattattattattagctccTGATCCCCAGATGTCAGGAAATCTAATGCAGCAGATACAAATCatcaggagaggaggaggaggacggttaTACTGGGGTTATACTGGGACCATCAACAACTGGGAAGAAAACGTCACAAATAATGATCCCTAATATCCCTAGTGAGAGGAGACACTGCGGCTGTGATGGGGATGATGAGGGTCCGGCTGCTCCTCCTCAATGTCTCCTTCCTCCACAATTACCATAATTATAAGAGGTCGGATTAGAGCCGTCTGCACCGATGTCCAGAGATAGAGagaaaaactgcaccaaatacacacaaatatatacaagaTCCATCTCTAGAAGTCCTAATAGTTACACTTATTCCTCCACACAATTTGCCCCTTTATTTTCAGTGTGTCCgtctatctaattatctattatctatccatctatcatctatcatctatctatatatcactgAAATTAATGATCACTAGAGAGATCATTCATTTTAGTGCTATATTAAAAATAATCATCACTGTGTAAAGGGACAAATTGTGTGGAGAAATAATTATAACTAATAGAAATTAATTACGGTATATTTTGTAAGCTGCAAATATAATTATAAAGGAATAAATAATATCAACGGTGGTGGTAATGTTACTACTactatactaataataataatataaaataataataactcATAAATAATACCGTCAATTAGAatgattattttattattgtcagcACATTTATATTCTGTGAATTCTTATTGTTGCAATCGCTA is a window of Ranitomeya variabilis isolate aRanVar5 chromosome 2, aRanVar5.hap1, whole genome shotgun sequence DNA encoding:
- the FOXF1 gene encoding forkhead box protein F1 is translated as MTAEIQQPPAQTPAQSSPMSAAADKHSGQASVMESASCATKTKKTNAGIRRPEKPPYSYIALIVMAIQSSPTKRLTLSEIYQFLQSRFPFFRGSYQGWKNSVRHNLSLNECFIKLPKGLGRPGKGHYWTIDPASEFMFEEGSFRRRPRGFRRKCQALKPMYSMMNGLGFNHIPDTYSFQGSAGTISCPPNSLALDSGIGMMNGHLSSNVDGMGLSGHPHLAANGAHSYMGSCTGSTGGDYPHHDSGSPLLGGGAVMEPHSVYTSPASAWAPTSTALSGGAPYIKQQPLSPCNSANNPLSSSLSSHSLDQPYLHQNSHNSAPDLQGVPRYHSQSPSMNDRKEFVFSFNAMASSMHGGSGSYYHQQVSYQDIKPCVM